In Clostridia bacterium, a single genomic region encodes these proteins:
- a CDS encoding NAD(P)/FAD-dependent oxidoreductase, producing the protein MSKGYDLIVVGAGPGGTAAAKTAADKGLKVLLLERGRNPGDKNMSGSSLWRGISEEIFPGFSEAACNKDMPRFKGIAMQYVLDNDEKMYTLGLAPGADVFRNMLNVFRNETDKWFADQAVKAGAELKTALAQDLIWENKGTEHARVRGVVTDVGNFEAPVTIDASGLHSILARRAGLARFGMDKVMLAVKYVYRLDPEVLRQRVDLYWDTDGVEVYDWGDTPVQFGSTPEFFAAHAVAYPGRGIVDITTYQTLKEMVRARVNIHQRAQWYLNQTKVKRLIEGGEFIQCNFHCLTSFDTVGYVAKSYLPGLILVGDAGGFANPCDSWGANVAQWQGRMAAELAAEMKAKNDYSEAMFARYEKTWRESWVGEDEVHEISRFFRDGSFDKIWKALDEFSSFAIAGKFENMSYVSLFIGGLPKLLPALPAFLEMPMTIKKISEGAVKKAGGLMGLLSALKAE; encoded by the coding sequence GTGAGTAAGGGCTATGACTTAATCGTAGTAGGCGCCGGGCCGGGCGGTACTGCCGCCGCCAAGACCGCCGCCGACAAGGGTCTTAAGGTCTTGCTTTTGGAGCGCGGGAGAAACCCGGGCGACAAGAACATGTCGGGAAGCTCTTTGTGGCGGGGCATCTCCGAAGAGATATTCCCCGGGTTCTCCGAAGCTGCATGCAATAAGGACATGCCCCGCTTCAAGGGAATCGCCATGCAGTACGTGCTGGACAACGACGAAAAGATGTATACTCTGGGGCTGGCCCCTGGAGCGGACGTCTTCCGGAATATGCTGAACGTGTTCCGCAACGAGACCGATAAGTGGTTTGCCGACCAGGCGGTGAAGGCTGGTGCTGAGCTTAAAACGGCTTTGGCCCAAGACCTGATCTGGGAGAACAAAGGGACTGAACACGCCCGGGTGAGGGGGGTGGTTACCGACGTCGGCAATTTCGAGGCCCCGGTGACCATCGACGCCTCCGGGCTGCATTCCATTCTGGCCCGCAGGGCGGGTCTGGCCAGGTTCGGCATGGATAAGGTCATGCTGGCGGTAAAGTACGTCTACCGGTTGGATCCAGAGGTACTTCGGCAGAGGGTAGACCTCTACTGGGATACGGACGGAGTGGAGGTTTACGACTGGGGCGACACGCCGGTTCAGTTCGGCTCTACCCCGGAGTTTTTCGCCGCCCACGCCGTGGCCTATCCGGGCCGGGGCATTGTCGATATCACTACCTACCAGACCCTAAAAGAAATGGTGAGGGCCCGGGTCAACATCCACCAGCGGGCGCAATGGTACTTGAACCAGACCAAGGTCAAGAGGCTGATTGAGGGTGGGGAGTTCATCCAGTGCAACTTCCACTGTCTAACCTCGTTTGACACTGTGGGCTACGTGGCGAAGTCGTACCTGCCGGGTTTGATTTTGGTGGGCGATGCGGGCGGGTTTGCCAACCCGTGCGACAGCTGGGGGGCCAACGTGGCCCAGTGGCAGGGAAGGATGGCCGCCGAGCTGGCCGCGGAGATGAAGGCCAAGAACGATTACTCCGAGGCCATGTTCGCCAGGTACGAAAAGACCTGGCGCGAGTCCTGGGTGGGCGAGGACGAGGTCCACGAGATAAGCCGGTTCTTCAGGGACGGCAGCTTCGATAAGATCTGGAAGGCCTTGGATGAATTCAGCTCGTTTGCCATTGCCGGGAAGTTCGAGAATATGTCCTACGTTTCCCTCTTCATCGGCGGCCTGCCCAAGTTGCTCCCGGCCCTTCCGGCCTTCCTGGAGATGCCCATGACCATCAAGAAGATCAGCGAAGGGGCCGTGAAGAAGGCCGGTGGCCTGATGGGCCTGCTCAGCGCCTTGAAAGCTGAATGA
- a CDS encoding sigma 54-interacting transcriptional regulator encodes MRLELSMEELTNRGGVLDKLMDAVFDAAVLVDRQGRIIHASKGTAELAGQTQEALRSQPISVLHPDTKYEHIIRNGKAEIELVKSVTGRKCIVNVVPITWKGEVIAVLGIVVFRGLGQLKAVLASLVEQSKKEYDPDQTYDALARLDSSYTFDDFIGETPVVKKLLAQCRRAALSPYPVLITGETGTGKEILASAIHSEYRRNSFAPFIKINCTAIPHDLLESELFGHEKGAFTGAVAAKKGKFELASGGSILLDEIGDMDLGLQGKLLRAIEEKEFERVGGTKLLPLNARILASTNRSLKELCRQGRFRWDLYYRLSIIEIKVPPLRARKEDIPLLTRHLAEKHGAEISFSPGALRALMEYDWPGNVRELRNVVLRLSLVGERKVVTAEEVKAVLGEDQGPTGPGIIGQDPVRGEKEAPPGTDSVAAEEKEAILRALELCHFNVAAAARRLGVCRATLYSRIRKYNIVLQRTYLPRMYT; translated from the coding sequence ATGCGCCTAGAGTTATCCATGGAGGAGCTGACCAACCGGGGCGGCGTGCTGGACAAACTCATGGATGCGGTGTTCGATGCCGCCGTTCTGGTTGACCGCCAGGGGCGCATAATTCACGCCAGCAAGGGCACGGCCGAGCTGGCCGGCCAAACGCAGGAAGCCCTCCGGAGCCAGCCGATTAGCGTTCTGCACCCCGACACCAAGTACGAGCACATCATTCGCAACGGCAAGGCCGAGATAGAATTGGTAAAGTCGGTGACGGGGAGAAAATGCATAGTCAACGTGGTTCCCATCACCTGGAAAGGCGAAGTAATCGCCGTGCTGGGGATAGTGGTCTTTCGCGGCCTGGGTCAGCTGAAGGCGGTTCTGGCCAGTCTGGTCGAACAATCTAAGAAAGAATACGACCCCGACCAGACCTACGACGCTCTGGCCCGTCTGGACTCCAGCTATACCTTCGACGACTTTATTGGGGAAACCCCGGTGGTCAAGAAGTTATTGGCCCAGTGCAGGAGAGCGGCTTTAAGCCCCTACCCGGTTCTCATTACCGGGGAGACGGGCACGGGCAAGGAGATACTGGCCAGCGCCATTCATTCCGAGTATCGCCGGAACTCCTTTGCGCCTTTCATCAAAATCAACTGCACCGCCATCCCCCACGACCTGTTAGAATCTGAACTTTTCGGGCACGAGAAGGGCGCCTTTACCGGAGCGGTAGCGGCCAAGAAGGGAAAATTCGAGCTGGCCTCCGGTGGATCTATCCTTCTAGACGAGATCGGCGACATGGATCTGGGGCTACAGGGCAAACTGCTGCGCGCCATCGAAGAAAAGGAGTTTGAAAGGGTCGGCGGCACCAAGTTATTGCCGCTTAATGCCCGCATCCTGGCCTCCACCAACCGCAGCCTGAAGGAACTGTGCCGGCAGGGCAGGTTCCGGTGGGATCTGTACTACCGGCTGAGTATCATCGAAATCAAGGTCCCGCCCTTGCGGGCCCGCAAGGAGGACATCCCCCTTCTCACCAGGCATTTGGCCGAAAAGCACGGGGCAGAAATCTCCTTCTCCCCGGGAGCGCTCCGGGCCCTAATGGAGTACGACTGGCCGGGCAACGTGCGGGAACTCCGCAATGTGGTGCTCCGGCTCAGTCTGGTGGGGGAGCGAAAAGTGGTTACCGCCGAGGAGGTTAAGGCGGTACTCGGCGAAGACCAGGGTCCTACCGGCCCAGGAATTATTGGCCAAGACCCCGTCCGCGGCGAGAAAGAGGCGCCCCCCGGAACGGACTCGGTGGCGGCAGAGGAAAAGGAGGCCATCCTGCGCGCCCTGGAGCTCTGCCACTTCAACGTAGCCGCCGCGGCCAGGCGACTGGGAGTGTGCCGGGCCACGCTGTACAGCCGGATAAGGAAGTATAACATCGTCTTACAAAGAACCTACCTTCCCAGGATGTACACGTAG
- a CDS encoding GNAT family N-acetyltransferase, protein MGLQPEMVLRLVLAFAAGALLGYERAHQHKPAGSRTHALVCLASALYMIISLYGFGGGPGITRDPARVAAQVVTGMGFIGAGVIWREGSWVRGITTASTLWVASALGLAIGTGLYLPAFVTLGLAYLGLEFPSLRRLLSGGEERALEALDLSPLRTELERLFSRPVKLSGFNAGDPYMISFGFGQSPSDRFALTFSVKRHTVNLTLLFVPEPLRGRGYARRTVEALLEWAEGQGFQQVVLTSTPELVPMWEKLGFSPLGPATLVYRLGK, encoded by the coding sequence GTGGGGCTACAGCCCGAAATGGTCTTGCGCCTGGTTTTGGCTTTTGCCGCCGGGGCGCTGCTGGGTTATGAGCGGGCTCACCAGCACAAGCCCGCCGGCTCGCGCACCCACGCCCTGGTATGCTTGGCTTCGGCCCTGTACATGATAATTTCCCTCTATGGCTTTGGCGGGGGACCGGGCATTACCCGCGACCCTGCCCGGGTGGCGGCCCAGGTGGTTACCGGCATGGGCTTCATTGGCGCCGGCGTAATCTGGCGGGAGGGGTCCTGGGTGCGGGGCATTACCACCGCCTCCACGCTGTGGGTGGCCAGCGCCCTGGGACTGGCCATCGGCACCGGGCTCTACCTGCCCGCCTTCGTCACTCTGGGGCTGGCCTACCTGGGGCTGGAGTTCCCCAGCCTGCGGCGGCTGCTGAGTGGCGGCGAGGAACGGGCCCTGGAGGCCTTGGATCTGAGCCCCCTTAGGACCGAGCTGGAGCGCCTCTTCAGCCGGCCGGTCAAGCTTTCCGGGTTCAATGCCGGCGATCCCTACATGATTTCCTTCGGCTTCGGCCAGTCACCCTCCGATCGCTTCGCCCTTACCTTCTCCGTCAAGCGCCACACCGTTAACCTCACCCTCCTGTTTGTCCCCGAACCCCTGCGCGGCCGGGGTTACGCCCGCCGTACGGTGGAGGCCCTGCTGGAATGGGCGGAGGGACAGGGGTTCCAGCAGGTAGTTCTCACCTCTACCCCGGAATTGGTTCCCATGTGGGAAAAGCTGGGCTTTAGCCCGCTCGGCCCGGCCACCTTGGTGTATCGCCTGGGCAAGTAA
- a CDS encoding M20/M25/M40 family metallo-hydrolase — protein MERVESILADLIRIDTSNPPGNEKAAADYLANLFGRYGIPHRVVESAPGRASFVARLGRGTRRLLFLSHTDVVPAGSGWDFPPFGGEIRDGYVLGRGALDDKSLVAAEAYVFLRLAEEGRPLNGTLIFVAAADEEAGGRYGLQYLAENLPEVLEADFAVNEGAPEPVMVNGRPIYFLQVGEKGIAQSRLRTGGKAAHGSTPTLGENAVAKMAEIIGRLAGSAPPVELLPEVRVLFEELARHLGVPAPTERDPDPFLERFEDRGFREYLRALTRMTVSPNVVHGGTRVNVVPDACELLVDVRLLPGQTRADAEALLRRLAGPEAEIEVFSYHPPTRSPAQVPACELIQQVLLETTGAAACLPCLSTGATDSRFLREMGIPAYGICPWRPDFEPALKETVHGPNERIDLASLNLAAEFLYRLAVTYLG, from the coding sequence GTGGAACGAGTGGAAAGCATTTTGGCGGACCTGATCCGGATCGATACCAGTAACCCACCGGGGAACGAAAAGGCCGCGGCCGATTACCTGGCGAACCTGTTCGGGCGCTACGGCATTCCCCACCGGGTGGTGGAGTCCGCGCCGGGCCGGGCCAGTTTCGTTGCCCGTCTGGGCCGCGGGACCCGGCGCCTGCTCTTCCTTTCGCACACCGACGTGGTTCCGGCCGGCTCGGGCTGGGACTTCCCGCCCTTCGGCGGCGAGATCCGCGACGGCTACGTACTGGGCCGGGGGGCGCTGGACGATAAGTCTCTGGTGGCGGCCGAGGCTTACGTGTTCCTGCGCCTGGCCGAGGAGGGCCGGCCGCTTAACGGCACCCTCATCTTCGTGGCCGCCGCAGACGAGGAGGCAGGAGGGCGCTACGGTCTGCAGTACCTGGCCGAAAACCTGCCCGAGGTACTGGAGGCCGATTTCGCCGTAAACGAGGGGGCGCCGGAACCGGTTATGGTGAACGGCCGGCCGATTTACTTCCTCCAGGTGGGGGAAAAAGGCATAGCCCAGAGCCGCCTCCGCACCGGGGGCAAGGCGGCGCACGGCTCCACCCCCACCCTGGGCGAGAACGCGGTGGCGAAGATGGCGGAGATCATCGGCCGTCTGGCCGGATCGGCCCCGCCGGTGGAGCTGCTGCCCGAGGTGCGGGTGCTCTTCGAGGAACTGGCCCGCCACCTGGGGGTGCCCGCCCCCACCGAGAGGGATCCGGACCCGTTCCTGGAGCGGTTTGAGGACCGGGGATTTCGCGAATACCTACGCGCCCTCACCCGAATGACGGTGTCGCCCAACGTGGTCCACGGCGGCACCCGGGTCAATGTGGTCCCCGACGCCTGCGAGCTGCTGGTGGACGTGCGGCTGCTGCCGGGGCAGACCCGGGCGGATGCGGAGGCCCTGCTCCGCCGCCTGGCCGGGCCGGAAGCGGAAATAGAGGTCTTCTCCTACCACCCGCCCACCCGTTCCCCGGCGCAGGTGCCGGCCTGCGAGCTGATCCAGCAGGTGCTGCTGGAGACCACCGGGGCCGCCGCCTGCCTGCCCTGCCTTTCCACCGGGGCCACCGACTCCCGCTTCCTGCGCGAAATGGGGATACCCGCCTACGGCATATGTCCCTGGCGGCCCGACTTCGAGCCGGCCCTGAAGGAAACCGTTCACGGGCCCAACGAGCGCATTGACCTCGCGAGCCTCAACCTTGCCGCCGAGTTCCTGTACCGGCTGGCCGTGACCTACCTGGGTTAG
- a CDS encoding DUF5615 family PIN-like protein — MRFLADENVDREIVVELRSRSHEVAYVAETEPGISDEELLSQANRKQAVLITADKDFGEIVFRQRRAIAGAILIRLSGLPQEAKARLVASAIDRHLAELAGAFTVVTRNHVRIRKVGAK, encoded by the coding sequence ATGAGATTCCTGGCCGACGAGAACGTAGATCGCGAGATCGTCGTTGAACTCCGAAGTCGCAGCCACGAGGTCGCATACGTGGCGGAGACGGAACCGGGTATTTCTGACGAGGAGCTCTTGAGCCAGGCTAACAGAAAACAGGCTGTACTGATCACGGCGGACAAAGACTTCGGGGAAATCGTGTTTCGGCAACGCCGCGCAATTGCCGGCGCCATCCTGATAAGGCTTTCGGGTCTGCCGCAGGAAGCTAAGGCCAGGTTGGTTGCCTCGGCTATCGATAGGCACCTCGCGGAACTCGCTGGCGCCTTTACCGTGGTCACCCGCAACCACGTCCGAATCAGGAAGGTAGGCGCTAAATAG
- a CDS encoding DUF433 domain-containing protein: MAMANLITSNPRVLMGKPVIAGTRIPVELILEKLAAGETVEQILKAHPRLTEEGIRAALAFAAEAIRADVIYPVQEAAE, from the coding sequence ATGGCGATGGCGAATCTGATCACGTCTAACCCCAGAGTCCTTATGGGGAAGCCCGTAATTGCCGGAACCAGGATACCGGTGGAACTCATCCTGGAGAAGCTTGCCGCAGGGGAAACGGTGGAGCAAATCCTAAAGGCTCACCCGCGCCTCACTGAGGAAGGAATTCGGGCGGCCCTTGCGTTTGCCGCGGAAGCCATACGGGCTGACGTGATCTATCCGGTACAAGAGGCGGCAGAATGA
- a CDS encoding Uma2 family endonuclease — translation MSLARKEAAAGGLTYEEYLLLPDDGRRHQLIGGEHFVTPAPTTVHQLFLGNLYMVLGGFVLKHQLGQVFFAPVDVVLSPRDVVQPDLIFLSNAHLDRVTKQNIQGAPDLVVEVVSEASRQIDRKLKRALYGQHDVLEYWMADPELRILEVYRRDAEGRLVKVAELEDDAVLTSPLLPGLEILLKNLWP, via the coding sequence ATGAGCCTGGCGAGAAAAGAAGCGGCGGCCGGGGGCCTAACTTACGAGGAATATCTCCTCCTGCCCGACGACGGGCGCCGCCACCAGCTCATCGGGGGGGAGCACTTCGTGACCCCGGCACCGACTACCGTGCACCAGCTGTTTCTCGGGAACCTGTACATGGTGCTCGGCGGATTTGTGTTGAAGCACCAGCTGGGTCAGGTTTTCTTTGCTCCCGTAGATGTGGTGCTGTCACCGCGCGACGTGGTCCAGCCTGACCTGATATTCCTGAGTAACGCTCACCTGGATCGAGTCACCAAGCAGAACATCCAGGGCGCGCCCGACCTGGTGGTTGAGGTCGTCTCGGAGGCTTCCCGGCAGATCGATAGAAAGCTCAAGCGCGCACTCTACGGCCAGCACGACGTGCTGGAGTACTGGATGGCCGACCCGGAGCTGCGCATTCTGGAAGTGTATCGGCGCGACGCCGAAGGCCGCCTGGTGAAGGTGGCGGAGCTGGAGGACGACGCGGTTCTGACCTCACCGCTGCTTCCAGGGCTGGAAATCCTTCTGAAGAACTTATGGCCGTAA
- the rdgB gene encoding RdgB/HAM1 family non-canonical purine NTP pyrophosphatase — protein sequence MEQTDLVVATGNSGKLREFAFLLAGLPVRLLSVCDFPGLTLPPEEGRTYAENALAKARAVARATGRLTLADDSGLEVDALDGRPGIHSARFAGDKAADDENNRKLLGLLDGLPLEARRARFRCVLAVLSPVRTGSAEAKEPAFEEVLVEGTCEGFIALAPRGGNGFGYDPLFYLPEYGCTLAELPEEVKNRVSHRGRAVAKALPILQALTNPRP from the coding sequence ATGGAGCAGACGGATCTGGTAGTGGCCACGGGCAATAGCGGCAAGCTGCGGGAGTTTGCCTTCCTGCTGGCCGGGCTGCCGGTGCGGCTCCTGTCGGTGTGCGACTTTCCCGGGCTGACGTTGCCGCCGGAGGAAGGGAGAACCTACGCGGAGAATGCCCTGGCCAAGGCGCGGGCGGTCGCCCGGGCCACCGGACGGCTCACCCTGGCGGACGACTCCGGCCTGGAAGTAGACGCGCTGGACGGGCGGCCGGGAATACACTCGGCGCGCTTCGCCGGCGATAAGGCCGCCGACGACGAGAACAACCGCAAGCTCCTGGGGCTGCTCGACGGCCTTCCCTTAGAGGCAAGGCGGGCGCGCTTTCGCTGCGTGTTGGCCGTTCTCAGCCCGGTGAGAACCGGTTCTGCCGAAGCCAAGGAACCGGCATTTGAAGAAGTCCTGGTGGAGGGCACCTGCGAGGGTTTTATCGCTCTTGCGCCCCGGGGAGGAAACGGCTTCGGCTACGATCCTCTGTTCTACCTGCCCGAGTACGGCTGCACCCTGGCGGAGCTGCCGGAGGAAGTTAAGAACCGGGTGAGCCACCGGGGACGGGCGGTGGCCAAGGCCCTCCCCATCCTGCAGGCGCTCACGAACCCCCGGCCGTGA
- the rph gene encoding ribonuclease PH has product MRKDGRQAAYLRPVQIIPNYLKYPEGSVLISAGDTRVVCTATIEEKVPPFLKGEGKGWVTAEYGMLPRATQTRNVREAGRAFLSGRTQEIQRLIGRSLRAVVDLAALGERTVWLDCDVLQADGGTRTAAITGSFVALALALETLVVRGQLERLPLKDFLAAISVGKVDGQILLDLTFEEDSRAEVDFNVVMTGRGLFVEVQGTAEGTPFSQGELSTMLDLTRRGIGELIEVQKRVLGPLAGRIGEREAGHGADGSGSGHGQ; this is encoded by the coding sequence GTGCGAAAGGACGGTCGCCAGGCCGCGTACTTGCGGCCGGTACAGATCATACCCAACTATCTCAAGTACCCGGAGGGGTCGGTGCTCATCTCGGCCGGCGATACCCGGGTGGTGTGCACGGCCACCATCGAGGAGAAGGTGCCGCCTTTCCTCAAGGGCGAGGGCAAGGGCTGGGTGACGGCGGAATACGGCATGCTCCCCCGGGCCACCCAGACCCGCAACGTCAGGGAGGCGGGCCGGGCTTTCCTTTCCGGCCGCACCCAGGAGATCCAGCGTCTCATCGGCCGTTCCCTGCGGGCGGTAGTGGACCTGGCGGCCCTGGGCGAGCGCACCGTGTGGCTGGACTGCGACGTGCTTCAGGCGGACGGCGGCACCCGCACCGCGGCCATAACCGGCAGTTTCGTAGCCCTGGCCCTGGCCCTGGAGACCCTGGTGGTGCGCGGCCAGCTCGAGCGTTTGCCCCTCAAGGATTTCCTGGCGGCAATCAGCGTGGGCAAGGTAGACGGGCAGATCTTGCTGGACCTGACCTTTGAAGAGGATTCCCGGGCAGAAGTGGATTTCAACGTGGTAATGACCGGGAGGGGGCTGTTCGTGGAGGTGCAGGGCACCGCCGAGGGAACGCCCTTCTCCCAAGGAGAACTCTCCACCATGCTCGACCTGACCCGCCGGGGCATCGGGGAATTGATCGAGGTGCAGAAACGGGTGCTGGGCCCGCTGGCCGGAAGAATCGGGGAGAGGGAAGCAGGCCATGGAGCAGACGGATCTGGTAGTGGCCACGGGCAATAG
- a CDS encoding MBL fold metallo-hydrolase → MELRVLGRWAPFAPPGGACPGYLIGDGSEFVLVDCGHGVISRLLGSVGLDRLRAVLLSHLHPDHWFDLPALRHALRARAGRGHGQALPAPPLPLYAPAQPADFFALIASYREAFIARAVPELAPPGGPEPGPPAPLVEVEVGPVRARFFAARHAVPACCLDLVCAGRRLFYTGDTAWWEGLAEMARGADVVLAEASLLTADRPLLPDDHLTAAQAAELAGRAGARTLILTHFWPDYDPESLRAEAECRFSGQVLLAEEGRVYGF, encoded by the coding sequence ATGGAGCTGAGGGTCCTGGGCCGCTGGGCGCCGTTCGCGCCCCCCGGGGGGGCCTGCCCGGGGTACCTGATCGGCGACGGCTCCGAGTTCGTGCTGGTCGACTGCGGCCACGGGGTGATCTCCCGGCTGCTGGGCAGCGTAGGGCTCGACCGGCTGCGGGCGGTGCTGCTGTCCCACCTGCACCCGGACCACTGGTTCGACCTCCCCGCCCTGCGGCACGCCCTCCGGGCGCGGGCGGGCCGGGGCCACGGACAGGCCCTGCCGGCCCCGCCCCTGCCCCTCTACGCGCCCGCCCAGCCGGCAGACTTCTTTGCCCTGATTGCCTCTTACCGCGAGGCTTTCATCGCCCGGGCCGTTCCGGAGCTGGCTCCGCCCGGGGGGCCGGAACCCGGCCCGCCCGCGCCCCTCGTGGAGGTCGAGGTCGGTCCGGTAAGGGCGCGCTTCTTTGCCGCCCGCCACGCCGTCCCCGCCTGCTGCCTGGATCTCGTGTGCGCCGGCCGCAGGCTCTTCTACACCGGGGATACCGCCTGGTGGGAAGGTCTGGCCGAAATGGCCCGCGGAGCGGACGTAGTTCTGGCGGAAGCCAGCCTTCTGACCGCCGACCGCCCGCTTCTGCCGGACGATCACCTCACCGCCGCCCAGGCGGCGGAACTGGCCGGCCGGGCCGGGGCGCGGACCCTGATCCTCACCCACTTCTGGCCCGACTACGACCCGGAAAGCCTGCGCGCCGAGGCCGAATGCCGCTTCTCCGGGCAGGTGCTTCTGGCCGAAGAAGGCCGGGTGTACGGGTTCTGA
- the murI gene encoding glutamate racemase, which translates to MPSRRPLGLFDSGVGGLTVASEVFAQLPRESILYFGDTAHVPYGGRPAEELIRLADAISAFLVRRGAKLIIDACNSTSSVALDYLQARYPVPFVGVVEPGVRAALARTRNGRVGLIATEATVRSEAHRRVAAELRPEVRVIPQACPLLVPLAEAGAVDTPEARAALVEYLAPLKAEGIDVLILGCTHYPFFAPLIRSILGPETALIDPARETVREAARTLRQRGLAAPPGHRPRHRYFVSGDPEAFRRTAEKLTGRPFPAVEAAEPGIPQRRARGRGVAP; encoded by the coding sequence TTGCCCTCCAGGCGTCCGCTCGGGCTTTTCGATTCCGGCGTCGGCGGGCTCACGGTGGCCTCTGAGGTGTTCGCCCAGCTTCCTCGGGAAAGCATCCTCTACTTCGGCGATACTGCCCACGTGCCATACGGGGGGCGGCCGGCCGAGGAGCTGATACGGCTGGCCGACGCCATCAGCGCCTTTCTGGTCCGCCGGGGAGCCAAACTGATCATCGACGCCTGCAACTCCACGTCCTCCGTAGCGCTGGATTACCTGCAGGCCCGCTACCCCGTCCCCTTCGTGGGGGTGGTGGAGCCCGGCGTGCGGGCCGCCCTGGCCCGGACCAGGAACGGCCGGGTAGGGCTGATCGCCACCGAGGCCACGGTGCGCAGCGAGGCCCACCGCCGGGTGGCGGCCGAGCTGCGGCCGGAAGTCCGGGTCATTCCCCAGGCCTGCCCGCTCCTGGTGCCGTTGGCCGAAGCCGGGGCGGTGGATACCCCCGAGGCCCGGGCCGCCCTGGTGGAATACCTGGCGCCGTTAAAGGCCGAGGGAATCGACGTGCTGATCCTGGGCTGCACCCACTACCCCTTCTTTGCCCCGCTGATCCGGAGTATCCTGGGGCCGGAGACGGCCTTGATAGACCCGGCGCGGGAGACCGTGCGCGAGGCGGCGCGCACCCTGCGGCAGCGGGGCCTGGCCGCGCCTCCGGGGCACCGGCCCAGGCACCGCTATTTCGTGAGCGGCGATCCGGAGGCCTTCCGTCGCACCGCCGAAAAGCTCACCGGTCGCCCGTTTCCGGCGGTGGAGGCGGCCGAGCCGGGCATACCTCAGCGCCGTGCGCGCGGGCGAGGGGTGGCGCCTTGA
- a CDS encoding glutaconate CoA-transferase encodes MSHDLPAGISGKLMALMAAKELKDGEIAFVGIGLTLLAGIVAQLLHAPNLTIVYESGCIGPKKWRVDFNVGDSSAADGAVALTSMWRVFGDLQACFYDVGVLGAAQIDKYGNINSTAIFGTGDYYSPEVRFPGSGGGNDIGSSVGRTIVMMKFQARRFVRRVDYMTTPGYLDGSPGARERAGLVGGGPTTVVTDKAVFRFDPVTHEMYLDALYPGVTPEEIKEGVEWDLKLAPEVKTVPLPTPEELAALRRADPANLVMGRQTAFQEIGGDIRRYVSITLSASREIRGY; translated from the coding sequence ATGAGCCACGATCTGCCGGCCGGTATTTCCGGGAAGTTAATGGCTCTGATGGCGGCCAAGGAGCTCAAGGATGGCGAGATTGCGTTCGTCGGCATTGGACTGACTCTCTTGGCGGGCATTGTCGCTCAGCTGCTGCACGCTCCGAACCTGACCATCGTGTACGAATCCGGCTGCATTGGGCCAAAGAAATGGCGGGTAGACTTCAACGTGGGAGACTCGAGCGCGGCTGACGGTGCCGTAGCGCTCACCAGCATGTGGCGCGTTTTTGGCGACCTCCAGGCTTGCTTCTACGACGTGGGCGTGCTTGGCGCCGCACAAATAGACAAGTACGGCAACATCAACAGCACGGCAATCTTCGGCACCGGCGATTACTATTCGCCGGAGGTTCGGTTTCCGGGCAGCGGTGGCGGCAACGATATAGGTTCCTCGGTGGGCCGGACGATTGTTATGATGAAGTTCCAGGCGCGCAGGTTCGTCCGCCGGGTGGACTATATGACCACCCCCGGCTACCTCGATGGCAGCCCCGGCGCCCGGGAAAGAGCGGGCCTGGTGGGAGGCGGTCCTACGACGGTAGTTACGGATAAGGCCGTTTTCCGTTTTGACCCTGTAACTCACGAAATGTATTTGGACGCCCTTTACCCCGGTGTAACGCCGGAGGAAATAAAGGAGGGCGTGGAGTGGGACCTCAAGCTCGCCCCGGAGGTCAAGACGGTTCCTTTGCCCACGCCTGAGGAGCTTGCTGCTCTAAGAAGAGCAGATCCCGCGAACCTGGTGATGGGCCGGCAAACGGCATTCCAGGAGATCGGCGGCGATATTCGACGGTACGTTTCCATTACCCTCTCTGCCAGTCGGGAGATTAGAGGTTACTAG